TGTCCAGTTCGGCCACGGCGCGTCCCACGGTCAGGGTGCGAATCTCGGACTGGGTCTCGGCGATCACCATGCCCACCGGAGGCGGCTCGTCCGGGCGGCCCGCGTCGCCGAACTCTTCATCCTCGACCGAATCGGGATCGCGGAAGATGGTCAGGGCGGCGACTTCGCGCGCCGCGTCCTCGGTCTTCTCGGGCGACAGGCCCTTGGGACCGATATGGTGATCCTTCAGGCGGCGCTTATAGCGGCGGACCCGTTTCTCCAGCTTGTCCAGACTGTCGGAGAAAGCGGCCTGGGCGTCGCCGCCGAAACCGGTCGTCACCAGCGATTGGCCCGAAGCCAGACGCACCCAGCAGTCTACGCGGAAACCATGGCGGTCCTTGGAGACCACGACCTCGGCGTCCTGGGCGCCGCGGGCGAAATATTTGCCGATGCCCTCTTCGAGTTCCTGGGAGATGCGCGAGCCTAGCGCTTCGCCGACATCCACTTGTTTGCCGCTGACTTGTATCTGCATAGCCCTACAACGCGACGGACGGCGTTTGGTGTCAACGTCGATCACCGATTTGTGGTGAAGCTTGGCGGGGGCGTGATCAGGCGGTCTTGAGCAGGCGACGGCGCTGGACGGACGACGGAATTTTCAAGGCTTCCCGGTACTTGGCGACCGTGCGCCGGGCGATGTCGATGCCCGCCTCATTGAGGATTTCGACGATCCGATCGTCGCTCAGCACCTCGCCGTCCGCGTCCTCGGCGTCGATCATGGTCTTTATCCGGCGACGCACCGCTTCGGCCGAATGTGCGGCGCCGCCGTCGCTGGACTGGATGGCGGCGGTGAAGAAGAACTTCAGCTCGAACACCCCGCGCGGGGTGGAGACGTATTTGTTCGATGTGACGCGGCTGACGGTGGATTCGTGCATCTCGATGGCTTCCGCCACCGTCTTCAGCGTCAGCGGACGCAGGAACTCGACGCCGAAGGCCAGGAAGGCGTCCTGCTGGCGCACGATCTCCGACGAGACCTTCAGGATGGTCTTGGCGCGCTGATCCAGCGACTTGACCAGCCAACTGGCCTGGGCGGCGCAGTCGGCGACGAAGGTCTTCTCCGTGTCGGACCGCGCCCCCGCCGCGATCACCGCATGATAGCGCTTGTCCATCAGCAGCCGGGGCAGGGTGTCGGCGTTCAGCTCGACCCGCCAGCCGCCGGCCGGGTCGGGGCGCACATGAACGTCGGGCACGACCGTCTGGGCCGGTTCCCCGCCGAACCCGGCGCCGGGACGCGGCGTCAGGCCCTTCAGCTCGGCGATCATCTCGGCCAGATCTTCGCCGTCGACGCCGCACGCCTTGCGCAGGGCGGTCAGGTCGCGCCGCGCCAGCAGCTCCAGGTTCTCCAGCAGGGCCGCCATCGCCGGATCGAAGCGGTTGCGCTCGACCAGTTGCAGCGTCAGGCATTCGGCGATCGAACGGGCCATCACCCCCGTCGGCTCGAAGCCGTGGCAGACGCTCAGAACCGCTTCCACGCGGGCGACGTCCACGCCCAGCCGCCCGGCGATCTCGGCCAGATCGGCGCGCAGATAACCGCCTTCGTCCGTGGCGTCGATCAGGGTCAGGGCGATGCCGTGGTCGGCCGCCGACAGGCCCGCCGCCGAGGCCTGGGCCTGCAGGTGCTCCCACAGGGTCAGGTCGCGATGATCGGGGCGCTCGCGCTCTTCGCCGTCAGCCATGCCGCCGGCGCCCGTGCGGGACCAGTCGTTCAGGCCGGGCTGGGCGGCGCCGTCCTCCTGACGGTCGCTGACCCGTTCGCCAGGCGCGGCGTCGCCGTACAGATCGTCCGAGGCGGCGTCCATGTTCTGGGCGTGGGCGTCGGACCCCTCGACGAAACTCAGTTCCGCCTCGCCGCCGTGGTCCGAGGCGGCGTCGGTGACGGCGTCGTTGGCGGAGTCTGGCGCGCTGTCGCCTCCCGCGTCAGCCTCGTCGCGTTGCAGCAGGGGATTGCGTTCCAGCTCGGCCTCGACGAAGGCCTCCAGCTCCAGGTTCGACAGTTGC
Above is a window of Brevundimonas naejangsanensis DNA encoding:
- the rpoN gene encoding RNA polymerase factor sigma-54 gives rise to the protein MIGQRLEVRQGQGLVITPQLQQAIKLLQLSNLELEAFVEAELERNPLLQRDEADAGGDSAPDSANDAVTDAASDHGGEAELSFVEGSDAHAQNMDAASDDLYGDAAPGERVSDRQEDGAAQPGLNDWSRTGAGGMADGEERERPDHRDLTLWEHLQAQASAAGLSAADHGIALTLIDATDEGGYLRADLAEIAGRLGVDVARVEAVLSVCHGFEPTGVMARSIAECLTLQLVERNRFDPAMAALLENLELLARRDLTALRKACGVDGEDLAEMIAELKGLTPRPGAGFGGEPAQTVVPDVHVRPDPAGGWRVELNADTLPRLLMDKRYHAVIAAGARSDTEKTFVADCAAQASWLVKSLDQRAKTILKVSSEIVRQQDAFLAFGVEFLRPLTLKTVAEAIEMHESTVSRVTSNKYVSTPRGVFELKFFFTAAIQSSDGGAAHSAEAVRRRIKTMIDAEDADGEVLSDDRIVEILNEAGIDIARRTVAKYREALKIPSSVQRRRLLKTA
- the hpf gene encoding ribosome hibernation-promoting factor, HPF/YfiA family → MQIQVSGKQVDVGEALGSRISQELEEGIGKYFARGAQDAEVVVSKDRHGFRVDCWVRLASGQSLVTTGFGGDAQAAFSDSLDKLEKRVRRYKRRLKDHHIGPKGLSPEKTEDAAREVAALTIFRDPDSVEDEEFGDAGRPDEPPPVGMVIAETQSEIRTLTVGRAVAELDMTGYPLVMFRNAAHGGLAVVYRRPDGNVGWIDPERTVNGAVKRVG